The genomic interval CGAATTGGCCCGGGTCCGGCCCGACGATCTCGCGGACCGGGGTTCCCTGGACCGCGGCCTGCTCGAACCGGTCGGCGAGATCTTCGAACATCGAGAGGCTGACCTCGCCGTCGGCCTGCAAGGAAGTTCCAGGTCCTCCAGAACTCGTCGAGATATTCCCGCCCTGCCCTGTTCGGCAGCAGGGATCCGCGGTCACACGTCCCAGGTGACCGGGAGGCTCTTCACCCCGAAGATATCCGCGGTTTCCGGGCGCAGGGCGACCTCGTCGGCCGATACGGCCAGGCGCAGTGTGGGGAATCTGCTGATCAGGGCGGGGAACGCGACGCGCATTTCGACGCGGGCGAGCTGCGCTCCCAGACAGTGGTGAGCGCCGTGGCCGAAGGCAAGGTGTCCGCCGGCCCGCCTGTGGATATCGAACACGTGGGGATCGGCGAAGCGGTCGGGATCGTGATTGGCGGCGTGGTACGACGCAATCACCACCTGCCCGGCCTTGATCGTCTGGCTGGCCAACTCGACATCTTCCAGCGCTGTTCTCATGGAGGTCTTGGCGACGCTCAGATACCGCAGCAATTCCTCCACTGCCTGGTCGGTGAGCGCGGGATCGGCGCGCAGCGCGGCGAGTTGGTCTGGGTGGCGCAGAAGCGCGAAGGTGCCCAGCGCCAGCATGTTCGCGGTGGTGTCCAACCCTGCCGCCAGCAGAACCAGGGCCATGCCCCGTAGTTCCTCATCGGTCAGATCGGTGTCGGTGAGCTCGCTGAGCACGTCGTCAGTAGGGTTCGCGCGCTTGGCGGCGACCAGCTCGGTGAGGTACTCGTACGTCGCGGTAACCGCCGCCATCAGGTCCTCGTCGCTGATCTCCCCGCCCATGAACGACTCCACGTTGTCCTGGAAGGAGGCCCTGTCTTCGTAGGGCACCCCCAGCAGTTCGCAGATCAGGATGGCGGGGATGGGTCTGGCAAACGCCGCCAACAGATCTGTCGGGGGCCCGGCCTTTTCCATGGCGTCGAGCCGGTCGGCGGTGATTTGCTCGACGCGTTCGGTGAGCAGTCGCATGCGCCGTGCGGTGAACTTGCTCGCCAGCGGTTTCCGATAACGCCCGTGCTGCGGCTCGTCCATGAGCAGGAACTCACCGGGCGGTGCCGGTGGGATCTCGAAGCCCGAGTAGTCGATGGTCGGGTGGAGCATCAGCTCCTTGCGTGAGCTGAATCGCGCGTCGGACAGGATGGACCGGACGAGGTCGTGTCCGGTGACCAGCCAGCCGGGTTTTCCGCCGGGGAAGGTGTAGTGGCTGATCGGGCCCTGCCGACGGGCCTCGATCAGCTCGGCCGGGGGGTCGAACGGGCAGCCGGGCTGACGCGCTGTCGGTAGCGTGGTGATCGTGTGGAGAGCTTCGCTCATGCTCAGTTCCCTTGCGGTAGAAGGCGTTTGAGTATCTTGGAAGTCGTTATAAACTCACTATAAGCATATGTATACGTAGATGCAAGGCTGACTGTCATGATTTCTGGCGGTCACGCTCGGCTGGCGTCTCGCTAACGCACTGCAGTGGATCGCCCAACGCGGTAGCCGGATCCACTGCCACCGCTGCGCAACCGACAGATCAGTGCATCTCCCATACCAGGTCTTCGGGGCCGAATTCGCTTGCGGTGCAGCAACTATCAGCTACCTCGTCACAGCGTCTGGCTGATGGTCGGCTCGACAGCGCTGAACGGCGCATGGCTTCAGTCGTTGCGTCGATCCGTGGGCGACAGCACCATCGTCGCCCACGATCAGCGCCTCGCCGACCGGCCGACGCCGGCAGCTGTATGGCCCGAGGATCAACTGGTCGCCGACTGTCGCGGACCTGGCGTGGGCCGCCCCTCTCGGCGCCGAGGACCCCCGCCCATACCGCCTACTACCGCCCGCCGGGCGGCGCTGTGCTGATGGCCGGCCGACCGGAGCGGGTCGTGACCCTGCGGGATGTCTTGCGGGTGCACGGGTTCGCGCCGGGCACCTCAGTCGGTGAACATGCGGGCGGCCATGTGCCGGGAGTTGTCGACGGCTTGGCGGCCGCGGGGCAGCATGACTGCCTGGTACGCGGCGACAGCTTCGGTCAGCGTCTTCTCGCCCCTTGCGGCGGAAAGGATTTCACCGGCCAGAGTGGCGGCGTCGGCCAGGGCCGTGTTCGCACCCGCGCCGGCGGTGGGCGGCATGGTGTGGATCGCATCGCCGAGCAGGGTTACCGGGCCGGGCTCCCAGGTTGGTATCCGCCCGCTGATGCGGAATGTGATCGGGAAGAACGTATCGGTATCGGAGCGGGCGTAGACGTCACCGATGACGGGGTGCCAGTCGGCGATGGTGTCGGCCGACAGTTTCCACAGCTGTTGCGACGACATGCCGAACAACACCTCGTCGGTGACGCCGAGACGGTGCGGGGTCGCGACCAGGGTGACCATCAGGTAGTCCGGCCGTTCCTCGCTGGGGGTGCGGAAGCGCACGGTGCCGAATCCGGCACCGCAGGTGCTGTCGGCGGATATCCAGCACAGTCCACGCTCGAATTCCTCGGGCGACAATGGGCTGGTGAGGGTCGTTCTGCCGTATATACAGCGCAGCCCGAAGTCGTCGACCGCGGCGTCGGGCAGCAGTTGGCGGCGGATGGTCGATCCGACACCGTCCGCGCCGATCAGCAGATCTCCCTCGTCGCTGCTGCCGTCGGGGAACTCGACCCTGACCCGGCCGGTGTCGAGCACCTGATAACCCGATACCGAGCGCCCGAACTCGACGATCTCATCGAGGCCGTTGAGCAGCCCCTGGCGGAAAGTGTTGCGATCGACGGCGGTGAGTTGAGCGTCGGGGATGTCGGGGAATTCTTGGGCGAATACTCGTTGCAGGTCGGTGGTGAACGTGGTCACCAGGTCACCGTTGCGTCCGCTGGTGCGGCGCAGCAGATCCAGCACCTGTGGTGTGAGGCAGTCGGCGAGGGCGGCGTTGCCGGTCGGGTCGATGTGGATGCGGTAGCCCTGGTTACGCGTGCGAGGCGTCGGGTCCTGCTCGTAGACGGCTACGTCGATCCCCCCGTGGTGCAGCGTCTGCGCCAGAGTCAAGCCTCCGACACCACCGCCAGCGATGAGAACTCTTGTCCTGACTGACATTTCGATCTCCCGTATGAATTACGGCCGCCCGTCGGCCGGATCCGTGACTTCATGATCCGCCGCGCATCAACCGTGTGTCAAACATTCATTTGAATCTGACAACCATCTATTTGATAGTGCTGACCGGTTGTATGATCAGCGGCATGTCCGCGTCCAAACCCCGCCGGTCGCCCGCCCCCCAGGAGCGCCAACGCGATCCTGAACGCACGCGTGCGCTGATTCTGGACGCGGCGATGGCCGAGTTCGGTGCACACGGGTACGCCGGGGCCCGGATCGGCGCGATCGCCGCTCGCGCCGGAGTGAACGTGCAGCTGATCTCCTACTACTTCGACGGCAAACAAGGCCTTTATCAAGCGATTTCGCAACAGTGGCAGCAGCGCCAGGGCGCGCTCGTCTCGCCGGATGCGCCGTTGCCCGAACAACTGCGCCGCTATGCACTGGAGGCGTTGCACAACCCGGACGGGGTGCGCCTGCTGGCCTGGAACGGGCTCGAATACCGCGGGAACCGCGATACCGCATCCGAATCGCCGTCGGACACTCGCCCCTTCGCCGACAGCATCGACGAACTGCGCGACCTGCAGCAAGCAGGTCGCCTGCCCGAAGATCTCGACCCCGCATGCCTGGTGATCATGCTGATGGCCGCGACGATGGCACCAACCACGCTGCCGCATATCATCGAAGGTGTCTGCAACACCGACCCGCGCTCAACCGAATTCCTCGAACGATTCGCCGACCAGATAGCCATCCTCGCAGGCCACCTCGGACTCGGACCCTCCCCAGCATCCGAAAAACCAGAAGGGGTAATGCCCAGCGGATAGCAGGCGAAGCGATGATGCTCGATAGCCCGGCGCGTTTCTCAACCGGCTGATCTCACCGCGCCGGTGCTGCCGCCGGGCGGGAGAGGGCTCGCCGTTGAGTCTCCCGCCCGCCCGTATTCGTGTACAGCATCGGCCTCGACTGCGGACGAGACCCGGGGCCGCTGGGCACGCGGCCAGTACCTCGACCCGGTCGCTGGCGTTGGCCTCGGCGCCGAGCTTCAAGCGCAGGATCAATCCGGCCGACGGTAGCTCGAACCGCCATCCCGAAAGTGGTCGCGAATGTCCGGTATTGCGTTGTCCCTGAGCGATATTCATCCGCACATCCGACGTCGCTGACAAGTACAGTGCGTTCGAAGCCGAGGTTCAGAGCGCCTGCGTAACCGGGCGATTAACGCGGTGTACTGCCGAAGAACGACAGCAGTTCGCGGACCATGAATTCGGGCTGCTCCTCGGCGATGTAGTGACCGCTGCCCGGTACCGCGAGTACTCGCACGTTGGAACCCTTGTCTGCCATTTGCGCGAGCAGAAGGGGGTAGGTGTCCTCGCCGGCTAGCGTCAGAATCGGTACGTCCACCGGTGCGTAGGTGGCGAGATCGGCGACGTCGGTGCGCATGGTCTGGTACCAGCGGTTGCCGGCACGAATCGCCTCCGGCGAATCGTAGGCTTGGGCGTAGACGCGGCGCGCATCCTCCGACACCGATCCCTGGTCGACGAGCATGTGACCGTAGAGCCAGTCGATGAGGAGGCGGAATCGCCCGTCGAGCAACCGCTCCGGCAGCTCCTGGAGTTGATTGAGTCCGAACCACCAGGGATAGCCGCCGCGGCCGTGTTGCAGTGCGGCGACCTGCTCGTCACTGGCGGGCAGCATCGGGATGGTCAGCCACGACTCGTCCGGCACGCCCAGATCCAGGGTGACCAGCTTCCGGACGGCCCGGGGGAAATTGGCGGTCAGGTGGTAGGCGACCGAGGCTCCGATGTCGTGTCCGGCGACGAAGGCCGACTCGTGGCCGAGATGGCCGATCAGGGCATGGATATCGGCGGCCATGGTCTTTTTGTCGTAGCCGTCCTCGGGCTTGTCCGAGCCGCCCATTCCGCGCAGGTCGACGGCGATCACTCGAAAGTGCGGGGACAGGGCGGGCATGACTTTACGGAACTGCCACCAGGTCTGCGGCCAGCCACCGAGCAGGATCAACGGGTCGCCGTTGCCGCCGGTGACGTAGTGCAGACGTGTGCCGTTGACCTGGGCGTGCCGACTCGCGAATTCGCCCTCCAGCGACGCGGCCAGTTCAGCATCGGTGGGGACGGTGGTCGAAACCATCGAAACGCTCCTTTAATTGAATGATTGGTCCAGAAAAGAGACATGCGTTAGGGCGATGAGCGGTGCGAAGTCTTCAGCCGAGGAAAGCCAGAGCTTCCTCGAGGGTGTCGTCGAGGAAGCGCTCGCGCAGTGCGGTCTTGCCGATGACGCGGACGCCTTGCAGCAGGGTGACCAGAAATCGCGCCACGGCGACCGGGTCGCGATCGGGCAGCTCCCCTTCGCGCCTGGCCCGCAGAAGCGCGGTTGTCAGTACGGTTTCCATGCCTTCCAGGCCGGTGGCGACCAGGCGGCCGACATCCTCGTCGGCGGGCAGTTCCACCGCGGTATTGGTCATGAAACAGCCTTTGTACTGGTGATCGGCCAGCGCGGAGTGCGCGTACCAGCGCACCAGCGTCTTCACCGCAGCCAGGGCCGAGCCCGGCGTGGACAATTGATCGAGCAGTCCCGCCCGGGTGTCTTCGACGTAGCGTTCGACCGCGCGCAGGAACAACTCCCGCTTGCTGCCGAAGGTGGCGTAGAGACTGGCCCGGCCGAGCCCGAGGTGCTCGACGAGATCCTGCATCGACGTCGCCTCGTAGCCTTGGCGCCAGAACAGATCCATCGCCGTCCGAAGTGCAGCGTCGGGATCGAATTCTTTCGCCCTGCCCATGTACCGGACGCTACCTTATCTGGATCGAACATTCCAAAAAATTGGTTTCAGCCAGCTCGGCCAGCCTGATGGTCGCGGTTGTGCGGCTGTATCCGACCATGGGCCAGGAAGATTCCGCGGTGATGAGGGTCGATTCGGAAGGATCTCTCCGAGCCCGCGGTCGGCCGATGACCGGGCGCAGGTACGTCGTCACCGGCTCGCCACCTACCTGGCTGCCCGGTCCACCGGGGCGGCTCACCACGACAGCATCTACCGCGGCGATGGGTCGATCGGCGCCGTCACGCACGCCCGAGAACGCGACCGCCATCTGACTGGGGTAAGCGGCCCGGCGGGCACGACGTCTCACTTACGGACATCACGTGATCGGCAGATCAGTGCGTTCGCCCGGCAGCAGGTTGGCCGATTCGCTCAGCGCCGCAACAGCGATTACCTGTGAACACCGGAAAACCGCGAACTACTAACCGGTTGTTGCGAATTCGAATTTCGTCGAGTGAACAGCCACGATGGTGGAGCTACAGCGCGGGTTGGTGTAGGGAGTCCATTTCCGCGCGCAGAGCGGCGATCTCGGCGGCCAGCTGCGCGCGGAGATGTTCTCGTTCGTGCAGGCTCGCGCGCATGCTCTCGATGGTGTCGTCCATGCCGGCGAGCTTGCGGTCGGCGCCGGTCAGGCGCCATTCGATGACAGCCCGGCGGTCCACGGACAGGCTGGCAGTGCTGACCCAGTTCAGGGCGTAGTCGAGCCAGCTCGGGGGCTTGGGCATCTTTTCGGTGTCCCAGCCGCGGCGGTTCGCGAGCTTGGTCGACAGGGTGCGCTCGCCGCCCGCGTCGGTCATTCGGACTTCGCCGAGTTTGCCGGCACTGGTCACCACTGCGGCGAACCGGCAGCAGCCCGCTAGGTGCATACGCAGTTCGGCGGTGCCGCGGCCGTCGACATCCAGGTCGCCCAGCCATGGTCCGTCCGCTACCGCGAGGATCGACTCCAAGACGACGGTCTGGCTTGCACCACCGCGCAGCCGCGTCGTCCGAGTACGCAAGTCCTCAGGTGTGGCAGCCATCTGATCCCAGTGCATCGCACTTCACTCCACATCTACCCGGCATACGAACAGCAACCCTATGAACATAGCGACACAAGCGGGGCACCACCCAATGCCGCCGAACCCATGGCGTGGTCGGCATGTCGGCTGCCTACCCATCCGCGCGAAGTCCGGGCCTCCGACTCCTGGCCGCCCAGGCCGTCAACGTCTTCGGGGTCTTCACCCGCATGGGAACATCATCCGTACTCAGCCACCGCGCACCTTGCGGCATTTCCGTGCATTGCTGAGATGTAGAAAGCCGCAGATCATCGACAACACGAAGCGGAAGCAGTGGTCGCGGCTGGACTGGGGCTGCCGCTGGGCGCGCTGACCGTGTTGTCCACGGTGTTCGTGGCCACCCAGCTGGCGGCGCTCTTCGGCGGGAACGGATACCTGCAACGCACCGCGGAGCTGACCTACGCGCAGTACGCGTGAAACGGATTCTGGCTTATCGCCGACTGGCGGGCAAGATCGTCGAGGCAAGCGGCGGCCGTAGGGTGAAACTGGACCTCGATCTCGATTGTTTGAGCGGACTGTCCGCCGATGCGCTGCCCGCCATCGAGCGGCTGCCCGAATCCCGGCGAAGCCAGATCGCCGCCTCGATTCGCGCCGATCTGGAAGCGAACACCTGACAGGGCTGGAACTGGTCGCGCACCGCCGGACGCTGATTCTTACTGGATCGCCGCCGCTTGGAGCACCGTTACCGGTGCACTGGACCCCACATTCTGGGGCGTGTCGAGCCACCGTGTGAGCAGTACTGTTCAGAACATATTCACCACGCGTGGCCGGTTGTTGCCTCGCCCGGGCGAAGTCCGGCTCCAATGTCTGTGCTATTAGGCGCTTTTGGGCTGCACGCGTTCTTCTCCGGCTGGTGTGCGTTCGAGGAGAAGGTGATTGGGCAGCATGCGGGAGAGAATGCCGTTGACCGCGGCGCAAGTCGATGTGTGGCATGCCTGTCAGCTCGATCCCGCGGTGCCGATGAATATCACCTCCTACGTGGACCTCGAAGGGGAGCTGGATCGGAAACTGTTGCGGGAAGCCGCCATTGCCGCGGGTATCGAGTTGGGGTCGGGGTTCGTCCGGTTCGAGGAGGGCGGCGGACGAATCTGGCAGGTCGTGCAGCCGCGACCGGATGACGAACTGCAATACGTCGACTTCCGGACCGCCGTCGATCCGGAAGCAGCCGCCTGGGCCTGGATGCGACGGGCCACCGGGCAGGTATTGGATGTGCTGAGCGACCGGCTGGTGAGCATGGCGGTGCTGCGGCTCGGTGCGACGCGGTGGTTCTGGTTCATCCGGGCGCATCACATCGTCATGGACGGATTCGGTGCCATGAATCTGCTGACGCGGACAGCGGCACTGTATTCGGCAGCCATCGCGGGCGAGCCGCGCGAGCCGGTGGTGAGCGACGAACTCCATGCCTTGGTCGAATACGACCTCGCCTACCGCGGCAGCACCCGTTTCGACATTGACCGGGACTATTGGGGCGAACGGCTCGCGGGGTTCCAGGAGGGCAGTAGCCTGGGCGGGCGGACCGCCCCACCCGGGCCGGTCAGCGGCATCATCGGAGCCGACCTGCCCGCGGACTCCGGCCTCGAGGCGGCGGCCGCGCGGCTGGAGACCTCGGATTCGGTGCTGTGCATCGCGGCGTTCGCTGCCTACTCGGCGCAGGTCACGGGTATGCCCCGGGTGACGTTGAGCCTGCCCGTCGCCGCCCGCACGACGGCCCTGCTGCGTCGCTCGGCGGGCATGGTGGCCAATGTGGTGCCGCTGTGCTTGCCTGTCACGCACACCGCGACGGTGTCCGATCTGCTGCGCGAGGTGCGCAACGCGGTGAGCGGGGCGCTGCGGCATCAGCGCTACCGCGCGGAGGACATTCGCCGCGATCTGGCGGAGGCGGGCCGCCTCGCCCGCGGGTTCGGTCCGTGGATCAATGTTTCCCCGCTGGACGGCGAACTCGGGCTCGGCGCTGCCGTCGGACAGGTGCATGTGCTGTCCACGGGCGCCGTGGACGACCTGGTGGTCAGTATCTATCGGGCGGCCGGAAAGCAGCGGCATCGGGTGGTTTTCGAGACCAATCCGAACGTGTACTCGGAGCAGGACGCGCACCGCCACCACAGCCGGTTCCTCGGATTCCTGCGGCGATTTCTCACAGCGGACGGCGACGACCCGGTGTGGGCGGTGCCGCTCACCGAACCCGAGGAAACCGCGCGGGTGGTGAACAGATGGAACGCTACTGATTTCGACGTCCCCGAGGTGCTGCTGCCCACCCTGCTCGATGCGCAGGCGGACCGTACGCCGGACGCGATCGCGGTGCAGTGCGACGGGGCATCGCTCACCTATTCCGAGCTCGCCGGACGCGCGAACCAGCTGGCCCGACACCTGATCGCCTGCGGCGTCGGGCCGGAATCCCTTGTGGCGCTGTGCATGCGACGAACCCTGCATTCGGTGGTAGCCATGCACGCGGTGCTGCGGGCGGGCGCCGCATGGGTTCCGATCGATCCCGATCACCCGGCCGAGCGCACCGAGCACGTGCTGCGCGGCGCGAATCCGATTGGCGTGCTGACCGATTCGGACGAACGCGTGACCCTGCCGGCGGAGATCGACCGAATCGAGGTCGACACCCTCGACCTATCCGGATATGCGAGCACACCGGTAGCCGGCGAACGTCGAATGGCATTGCGCGGCAGCAATACGGCCTATGTCATCTACACCTCCGGGTCGACGGGCAAACCCAAGGGCGTGGCAGTCACCCATGCGGGACTGACCAATCAAATGCTCTGGATGCTGGACACTTTCGCCCTGCACTCCGGGGATGTCTGGCTGCACAAGACACCCACCACCTTCGATGTCTCGCTGTGGGGTTCCTTCCTGCCGCTGCTGGCCGGTGCGCGCATGGTGCTGGCCTCTTCCGCGGACTATCAGAATCCGATTCGCCTGGCGGCGTTGATCGCCGAGCACGAGGTCACCGTCACCGATTTCGTGCCGTCGGTGCTCGATGTCTTCCACACGGTCGCCACGAGCCAGCAATGCCGAACCCTGCGCCACGTCTTCGCCATCGGTGAAGCACTGTCCCCGCACACCGTGGCGGCATTTCGAGCACTGAGCACGGCGGGCCTGCACAACCTGTACGGCCCGACCGAAGTCACCGTCAGCGCC from Nocardia goodfellowii carries:
- a CDS encoding FAD-dependent oxidoreductase yields the protein MTLAQTLHHGGIDVAVYEQDPTPRTRNQGYRIHIDPTGNAALADCLTPQVLDLLRRTSGRNGDLVTTFTTDLQRVFAQEFPDIPDAQLTAVDRNTFRQGLLNGLDEIVEFGRSVSGYQVLDTGRVRVEFPDGSSDEGDLLIGADGVGSTIRRQLLPDAAVDDFGLRCIYGRTTLTSPLSPEEFERGLCWISADSTCGAGFGTVRFRTPSEERPDYLMVTLVATPHRLGVTDEVLFGMSSQQLWKLSADTIADWHPVIGDVYARSDTDTFFPITFRISGRIPTWEPGPVTLLGDAIHTMPPTAGAGANTALADAATLAGEILSAARGEKTLTEAVAAYQAVMLPRGRQAVDNSRHMAARMFTD
- a CDS encoding alpha/beta fold hydrolase: MVSTTVPTDAELAASLEGEFASRHAQVNGTRLHYVTGGNGDPLILLGGWPQTWWQFRKVMPALSPHFRVIAVDLRGMGGSDKPEDGYDKKTMAADIHALIGHLGHESAFVAGHDIGASVAYHLTANFPRAVRKLVTLDLGVPDESWLTIPMLPASDEQVAALQHGRGGYPWWFGLNQLQELPERLLDGRFRLLIDWLYGHMLVDQGSVSEDARRVYAQAYDSPEAIRAGNRWYQTMRTDVADLATYAPVDVPILTLAGEDTYPLLLAQMADKGSNVRVLAVPGSGHYIAEEQPEFMVRELLSFFGSTPR
- a CDS encoding cytochrome P450, with translation MSEALHTITTLPTARQPGCPFDPPAELIEARRQGPISHYTFPGGKPGWLVTGHDLVRSILSDARFSSRKELMLHPTIDYSGFEIPPAPPGEFLLMDEPQHGRYRKPLASKFTARRMRLLTERVEQITADRLDAMEKAGPPTDLLAAFARPIPAILICELLGVPYEDRASFQDNVESFMGGEISDEDLMAAVTATYEYLTELVAAKRANPTDDVLSELTDTDLTDEELRGMALVLLAAGLDTTANMLALGTFALLRHPDQLAALRADPALTDQAVEELLRYLSVAKTSMRTALEDVELASQTIKAGQVVIASYHAANHDPDRFADPHVFDIHRRAGGHLAFGHGAHHCLGAQLARVEMRVAFPALISRFPTLRLAVSADEVALRPETADIFGVKSLPVTWDV
- a CDS encoding DUF4153 domain-containing protein, which gives rise to MVAAGLGLPLGALTVLSTVFVATQLAALFGGNGYLQRTAELTYAQYA
- a CDS encoding TetR/AcrR family transcriptional regulator, which encodes MSASKPRRSPAPQERQRDPERTRALILDAAMAEFGAHGYAGARIGAIAARAGVNVQLISYYFDGKQGLYQAISQQWQQRQGALVSPDAPLPEQLRRYALEALHNPDGVRLLAWNGLEYRGNRDTASESPSDTRPFADSIDELRDLQQAGRLPEDLDPACLVIMLMAATMAPTTLPHIIEGVCNTDPRSTEFLERFADQIAILAGHLGLGPSPASEKPEGVMPSG
- a CDS encoding TetR/AcrR family transcriptional regulator, whose protein sequence is MGRAKEFDPDAALRTAMDLFWRQGYEATSMQDLVEHLGLGRASLYATFGSKRELFLRAVERYVEDTRAGLLDQLSTPGSALAAVKTLVRWYAHSALADHQYKGCFMTNTAVELPADEDVGRLVATGLEGMETVLTTALLRARREGELPDRDPVAVARFLVTLLQGVRVIGKTALRERFLDDTLEEALAFLG